From Leifsonia sp. fls2-241-R2A-40a, one genomic window encodes:
- the sdhC gene encoding succinate dehydrogenase, cytochrome b556 subunit, whose translation MSNQAAGTLQPAKTRPGGTLYRGREGMWSWVLHRITGVAIFFFLLVHILDTSLIRVSPEAYNAVIGTYKNPIMGLGEIALVGAIVFHAFNGLRIIAIDFWSKGVKYQKVMFWIVIALWVILMAGFVPVQLVHIFSEVN comes from the coding sequence GTGTCTAACCAAGCGGCAGGGACCCTGCAGCCGGCCAAGACCCGGCCGGGCGGCACTCTGTATCGAGGTCGCGAGGGGATGTGGTCGTGGGTACTCCACCGCATCACCGGCGTCGCCATCTTCTTCTTCCTTCTGGTCCACATCCTGGACACGTCGCTCATCCGCGTCAGCCCCGAGGCCTACAACGCGGTGATCGGCACCTACAAGAACCCGATCATGGGGCTCGGCGAGATCGCCCTCGTCGGCGCCATCGTGTTCCACGCCTTCAACGGCCTTCGGATCATCGCGATCGACTTCTGGAGCAAGGGCGTCAAGTACCAGAAGGTCATGTTCTGGATCGTCATCGCTCTCTGGGTCATCCTGATGGCCGGATTCGTCCCGGTGCAGCTCGTGCACATCTTCTCGGAGGTGAACTGA
- a CDS encoding mannose-1-phosphate guanylyltransferase, with protein sequence MTQKRRITQGSPIERFYSVIPAGGIGSRLWPLSRADAPKFLHDLTGSGQTLLRDTWDRLAPLSGEHRIMVVTGRAHRAAVETQLPSLEDPNVVLESEPRDSTAAIGLAAAILERREPGVIIGSFAADHVINNLPLFQSAVREAAAAASAGYITTIGIQPTEPAVGFGYIHFGDRLEVAGAPSALTVTSFKEKPDLATAERYVADGSYLWNASMFISRADRLLEEIGRNKPKLLEGLLQLAEAWDDPALRGPAVDRIWPGLEKIAIDYTVAEPAAAAGRLAVIPGYFDWDDVGDFASLAKLNSGGRKSDLAILGENARVLSDASSGIVISQSKRVISLIGVKDIVVVDTPDALLVTTSENAQRVKAVVDALKLTGSTDVL encoded by the coding sequence ATGACTCAGAAGCGCAGGATCACCCAGGGCAGCCCGATCGAGCGCTTCTACAGCGTGATCCCGGCCGGCGGCATCGGCTCCCGGCTGTGGCCGCTGTCCCGGGCCGATGCGCCGAAGTTCCTGCACGACCTCACCGGCTCGGGTCAGACCCTCCTCCGCGACACCTGGGACCGGCTGGCGCCGCTCTCCGGCGAGCACCGCATCATGGTGGTCACCGGACGCGCCCACCGCGCGGCCGTCGAGACGCAGCTGCCGTCGCTGGAAGACCCGAACGTCGTCCTCGAGTCGGAGCCGCGCGACTCCACCGCGGCCATCGGGCTCGCCGCCGCCATCCTCGAACGCCGCGAGCCGGGCGTCATCATCGGCTCGTTCGCGGCCGACCACGTCATCAACAACCTCCCGCTGTTCCAGTCCGCGGTCCGCGAGGCCGCGGCCGCCGCGAGCGCCGGCTACATCACGACGATCGGCATCCAGCCCACGGAGCCCGCCGTCGGCTTCGGCTACATCCACTTCGGTGACCGGCTGGAGGTGGCGGGCGCCCCGAGCGCCCTCACCGTCACCTCGTTCAAGGAGAAGCCCGACCTGGCGACCGCGGAGCGGTACGTGGCCGACGGCTCGTACCTCTGGAACGCGAGCATGTTCATCTCCCGCGCCGACCGCCTGCTGGAGGAGATCGGCCGCAACAAGCCGAAGCTCCTGGAAGGTCTGCTGCAGCTCGCCGAGGCGTGGGACGACCCGGCGTTGCGCGGGCCCGCGGTCGACCGCATCTGGCCGGGCCTCGAGAAGATCGCCATCGACTACACGGTCGCCGAGCCCGCCGCGGCCGCCGGACGCCTCGCCGTCATCCCGGGTTACTTCGACTGGGACGACGTCGGCGACTTCGCCTCGCTCGCCAAGCTGAACTCGGGCGGCCGGAAGTCCGACCTCGCGATCCTCGGCGAGAACGCGCGCGTGCTCTCCGACGCCTCGAGCGGGATCGTGATCAGCCAGAGCAAGCGCGTGATCAGCCTGATCGGCGTGAAGGACATCGTCGTCGTCGACACCCCCGACGCGCTCCTGGTCACGACCAGCGAGAACGCCCAGCGGGTGAAAGCGGTGGTGGATGCGCTGAAGCTCACCGGATCGACGGACGTCCTCTAG
- a CDS encoding succinate dehydrogenase hydrophobic membrane anchor subunit produces the protein MTTIEAPRTPARSSRSGKNWEKWGWIYMRASGLVLVILIFGHLLINLVLGQGVKQIDFAFVAGKYATPFWQVWDLLMLWLALIHGGNGMRTLINDYASNRTVNRILKWAVLAAVVVLIVLGTLVIFTFDPCPAGAAASDLPSFCPAR, from the coding sequence GTGACGACCATCGAAGCGCCGCGCACCCCCGCCCGCTCCTCCCGCTCCGGCAAGAACTGGGAGAAGTGGGGCTGGATCTACATGCGGGCCTCCGGCCTGGTGCTGGTCATCCTGATCTTCGGTCACCTGCTCATCAACCTGGTCCTCGGCCAGGGCGTCAAGCAGATCGACTTCGCGTTCGTCGCGGGCAAGTACGCGACCCCGTTCTGGCAGGTCTGGGACCTCCTGATGCTGTGGCTCGCGCTCATCCACGGCGGCAACGGCATGCGCACGCTGATCAACGACTACGCGTCCAACCGCACGGTCAACCGCATCCTGAAGTGGGCCGTGCTCGCCGCGGTCGTGGTGCTGATCGTGCTCGGGACACTCGTCATCTTCACATTCGACCCGTGCCCCGCCGGTGCTGCGGCGTCCGACCTCCCGTCGTTCTGCCCCGCGCGCTGA
- a CDS encoding glycosyltransferase family 1 protein, whose protein sequence is MRVAVVSESFLPTVNGVTTSVLRVLDHLAAQGHEAIVICPDAGAPAEYAGFRIHQVPSVAYRQFPVGLPSPQVQRILTAFAPDVLHAASPFFLGAQAIAASNRLGVPSVAIYQTDVAGFARRNGLGMTSSIAWKYVRWVHEGADLTLAPSAASEYDLRIAGVTRVARWGRGVDLERYHPNKRRTPAAAALRERLSPDGETVVGYVGRIAPEKQVERLRALRGIGGVSLAIVGDGPSRDAVARELRGIPVTWLGRLGGDDLATAYAAFDVFAHTGSEETFGQTVQEAHASGLPVVAPRAGGPIDLVEHGVDGLLIPPSEDRALRAAVSMLVRDGSLRRRMGEAGRRAVLGRSWEVVCGELMRHYERVILNAVADVDAPGVLPAEGSRAYS, encoded by the coding sequence ATGCGGGTCGCAGTGGTCAGCGAGAGCTTCCTCCCCACGGTGAACGGGGTCACGACGAGTGTGCTGAGGGTGCTCGACCACCTGGCGGCGCAGGGGCACGAGGCGATCGTGATCTGCCCGGATGCGGGGGCCCCGGCCGAGTACGCGGGATTCCGCATCCACCAGGTCCCGTCGGTCGCGTACCGGCAGTTCCCCGTCGGTCTCCCGAGCCCGCAGGTGCAGCGCATCCTCACGGCCTTCGCTCCGGACGTCCTGCACGCCGCCTCCCCCTTCTTCCTGGGGGCGCAGGCGATCGCGGCGTCGAACCGTCTCGGAGTGCCGTCGGTTGCGATCTACCAGACGGATGTCGCGGGCTTCGCGCGCCGCAACGGCCTCGGGATGACCTCCTCCATCGCCTGGAAGTACGTGCGCTGGGTGCACGAGGGCGCCGACCTCACGCTGGCCCCGTCCGCTGCGAGCGAGTACGACCTCCGCATCGCGGGCGTGACGCGGGTCGCGCGCTGGGGCCGCGGCGTCGACCTCGAGCGGTACCACCCCAATAAGAGGAGGACGCCCGCGGCGGCCGCGCTGCGCGAGCGGCTCTCGCCGGACGGCGAGACCGTGGTGGGCTACGTGGGCCGCATCGCTCCCGAGAAGCAGGTGGAGCGGCTGCGCGCGCTCCGCGGCATCGGGGGAGTGTCGCTCGCGATCGTCGGCGACGGTCCGTCGCGCGACGCGGTCGCCCGCGAGCTCCGCGGGATCCCGGTCACCTGGCTCGGCCGGCTCGGCGGCGACGACCTCGCCACCGCCTACGCGGCCTTCGACGTCTTCGCGCACACCGGCTCGGAGGAGACCTTCGGCCAGACGGTCCAGGAGGCGCACGCCTCCGGCCTCCCGGTCGTGGCCCCGCGTGCCGGCGGACCGATCGACCTGGTCGAGCACGGGGTGGACGGGCTGCTCATCCCGCCGTCGGAGGACCGCGCCCTGCGCGCGGCCGTCTCCATGCTCGTCCGGGACGGGTCGCTGCGGCGCCGGATGGGGGAGGCGGGCAGGCGGGCGGTCCTCGGCCGCAGCTGGGAGGTCGTCTGCGGCGAGCTGATGCGCCACTACGAGCGGGTCATCCTGAACGCTGTCGCAGACGTGGATGCGCCCGGCGTCCTGCCCGCGGAGGGATCGCGAGCGTACAGTTAG
- the sdhA gene encoding succinate dehydrogenase flavoprotein subunit, with protein MTTEATESTVIDGVHYHEFDIVIVGAGGAGMRAAIEAGPHARTAVISKLYPTRSHTGAAQGGMAAALANVEEDSWEWHTFDTVKGGDYLVDQDAAEILAKEAIDAVIDLENMGLPFNRTPEGKIDQRRFGGHTRDHGKAPVRRACYAADRTGHMILQTLFQNCVKLGINFFNEFYVLDVIMSDVDGVPQPAGVVAYELSTGELHVFHSKAIIFATGGFGKIFKTTSNAHTLTGDGVGIIWRKGLPLEDMEFFQFHPTGLAGLGILLTEGARGEGAILRNASGERFMERYAPTIKDLAPRDIVARCMVQEVAEGRGAGPHKDYVLLDCTHLGAEVLETKLPDITEFARTYLGVDPVVEPVPVMPTAHYAMGGIPTNVAAEVLRDNTTVVPGLYAAGECACVSVHGSNRLGTNSLLDINVFGKRAGNNAVEYVKTAEFVPLPEDPAAAVRDMIGDLRASTGTERIAAIRKELQDEMDRNAQVFRTDESLAQVTETIHGLRERYRNVQVQDKGKRYNTDLLEAVELGFLLDLAEVVVYSARNRKESRGGHMRDDFPKRDDENYMKHTMAYLTGDPHSSDAADHITLDWKPVVVTRYQPMERKY; from the coding sequence GTGACAACAGAAGCTACTGAATCCACCGTCATCGACGGCGTCCACTATCACGAGTTCGACATCGTCATCGTCGGCGCCGGCGGCGCCGGCATGCGCGCGGCGATCGAGGCGGGCCCGCACGCCCGCACCGCCGTGATCTCGAAGCTCTACCCCACCCGCTCCCACACGGGCGCGGCGCAGGGCGGCATGGCCGCGGCGCTCGCCAACGTGGAGGAGGACAGCTGGGAGTGGCACACCTTCGACACCGTCAAGGGCGGCGACTACCTCGTCGACCAGGACGCGGCGGAGATCCTCGCCAAGGAGGCCATCGACGCGGTCATCGACCTCGAGAACATGGGCCTGCCGTTCAACCGCACGCCCGAGGGCAAGATCGACCAGCGCCGCTTCGGCGGTCACACCCGTGACCACGGCAAGGCTCCCGTCCGCCGCGCCTGTTACGCGGCCGACCGCACCGGCCACATGATCCTGCAGACGCTGTTCCAGAACTGCGTGAAGCTCGGCATCAACTTCTTCAACGAGTTCTACGTGCTCGACGTGATCATGAGCGACGTGGACGGCGTGCCCCAGCCCGCCGGCGTCGTCGCCTACGAGCTCTCCACCGGAGAGCTGCACGTCTTCCACTCGAAGGCGATCATCTTCGCCACCGGCGGCTTCGGCAAGATCTTCAAGACGACCTCCAACGCCCACACCCTCACCGGTGACGGAGTCGGCATCATCTGGCGCAAGGGGCTGCCGCTGGAGGACATGGAGTTCTTCCAGTTCCACCCGACCGGTCTCGCCGGACTGGGCATCCTCCTCACCGAGGGAGCCCGCGGTGAGGGCGCGATCCTCCGCAACGCCTCCGGCGAGCGGTTCATGGAGCGCTACGCCCCGACGATCAAGGACCTCGCGCCGCGCGACATCGTCGCCCGCTGCATGGTCCAGGAGGTGGCGGAGGGACGCGGAGCCGGCCCGCACAAGGACTACGTGCTGCTCGACTGCACGCACCTCGGCGCCGAGGTCCTGGAGACCAAGCTCCCCGACATCACCGAGTTCGCCCGCACCTACCTGGGCGTCGACCCGGTGGTCGAGCCCGTCCCGGTGATGCCGACCGCGCACTACGCGATGGGCGGCATCCCGACCAACGTGGCCGCCGAGGTGCTGCGCGACAACACCACGGTCGTGCCGGGCCTCTACGCCGCCGGCGAGTGCGCCTGCGTCTCGGTCCACGGATCGAACCGCCTCGGCACGAACTCGCTCCTCGACATCAACGTCTTCGGCAAGCGCGCCGGCAACAACGCCGTCGAGTACGTCAAGACCGCGGAGTTCGTCCCGCTGCCGGAGGACCCGGCCGCGGCCGTCCGCGACATGATCGGCGACCTGCGCGCCTCCACCGGCACCGAGCGCATCGCCGCCATCCGCAAGGAGCTGCAGGACGAGATGGACCGGAACGCCCAGGTGTTCCGCACGGACGAGTCGCTGGCCCAGGTGACCGAGACCATCCACGGTCTGCGCGAGCGCTACCGCAACGTCCAGGTGCAGGACAAGGGCAAGCGGTACAACACCGACCTGCTGGAGGCCGTCGAGCTCGGCTTCCTGCTCGACCTCGCCGAGGTCGTCGTCTACTCCGCCCGCAACCGCAAGGAGTCGCGCGGCGGCCACATGCGCGACGACTTCCCGAAGCGCGACGACGAGAACTACATGAAGCACACCATGGCCTACCTCACCGGCGACCCGCACTCGTCGGACGCGGCAGACCACATCACGCTCGACTGGAAGCCCGTCGTCGTGACCCGCTACCAGCCGATGGAGAGGAAGTACTGA
- a CDS encoding succinate dehydrogenase iron-sulfur subunit — MSNAVLETPPAPEAPVESFTVTLIIRRFDPDVDSEPRWQDFDVELFPTDRILDALHKIKWEQDGSLTFRRSCAHGICGSDAMRINGRNRLACKTLIKDLDISKPIYVEAIKGLPLEKDLIVDMEPFFESYREVQPFLVANSKPEKGKERIQSVADRARFDDTTKCILCAACTSSCPVFWTDGQYFGPAAIVNAHRFIFDSRDDNAQVRLDILNDKEGVWRCRTTFNCTDACPRGIQVTQAIAEVKQAIMRGRP; from the coding sequence ATGTCGAACGCCGTGCTCGAGACTCCCCCGGCCCCCGAGGCCCCGGTCGAGTCCTTCACCGTCACCCTGATCATCCGCCGCTTCGACCCGGACGTGGACTCGGAGCCGCGCTGGCAGGACTTCGACGTCGAGCTCTTCCCGACCGACCGCATCCTGGACGCCCTGCACAAGATCAAGTGGGAGCAGGACGGGTCGCTGACCTTCCGCCGCTCCTGCGCGCACGGGATCTGCGGGTCGGACGCGATGCGCATCAACGGCCGCAACCGCCTCGCCTGCAAGACGCTGATCAAGGACCTCGACATCTCGAAGCCGATCTACGTCGAGGCGATCAAGGGCCTGCCGCTCGAGAAGGACCTCATCGTCGACATGGAGCCCTTCTTCGAGAGCTACCGCGAGGTCCAGCCGTTCCTCGTCGCGAACTCGAAGCCCGAGAAGGGCAAGGAGCGCATCCAGTCGGTCGCCGACCGTGCGCGCTTCGACGACACCACCAAGTGCATCCTCTGCGCCGCGTGCACCTCGTCGTGCCCGGTCTTCTGGACCGACGGCCAGTACTTCGGCCCTGCGGCGATCGTCAACGCGCACCGGTTCATCTTCGACTCGCGCGACGACAACGCCCAGGTGCGTCTCGACATCCTCAACGACAAGGAGGGCGTGTGGCGCTGCCGCACGACCTTCAACTGCACCGACGCGTGCCCCCGCGGCATCCAGGTGACGCAGGCGATCGCCGAGGTGAAGCAGGCCATCATGCGCGGCCGCCCCTGA
- a CDS encoding BMP family ABC transporter substrate-binding protein: MTITARKAGLVGLAAIGVMSLLAACSAAPSDSSSGGAAKSDFQPCMVSDSGGFDDHSFNQLGYEGLQQAAKSLNVKYKSAESKSENDFAPNIQSMVDANCNLVVTVGFLLKDATEKAAKANPDVKFAIIDDNEIQAKNVKPIIFDTAQAAFLAGYAAASYSKTGIVGTFGGMQIPTVTIFMDGFADGVKYFNDQKGKSVKVVGWDVDKQNGSFTGGFDANETAKNTAQGIIDQNADVIMPVGGPIYQSAAQAIKDSGKPIAMIGVDADVFQSDPTVKDLLLTSVMKGMKPATNDVVTQAANGKFDSTPYVGTLKNDGVGIAPFHDFESKVDAGLQGELDKIKAGIIDGSIKVSSPSSPKQ, translated from the coding sequence TTGACAATCACAGCCCGTAAGGCCGGCCTCGTCGGCCTGGCGGCGATCGGCGTCATGTCGCTGCTCGCCGCGTGCTCGGCTGCCCCGTCGGACAGCTCGTCCGGCGGCGCCGCGAAGAGCGACTTCCAGCCCTGCATGGTCTCCGACTCCGGCGGATTCGACGACCACTCGTTCAACCAGCTCGGTTACGAGGGCCTGCAGCAGGCGGCCAAGTCGCTCAACGTGAAGTACAAGTCGGCCGAGTCGAAGAGCGAGAACGACTTCGCTCCGAACATCCAGAGCATGGTCGACGCCAACTGCAACCTCGTCGTGACGGTCGGCTTCCTTCTCAAGGACGCGACGGAGAAGGCCGCGAAGGCGAACCCGGACGTGAAGTTCGCGATCATCGACGACAACGAGATCCAGGCGAAGAACGTCAAGCCGATCATCTTCGACACGGCCCAGGCCGCGTTCCTGGCCGGCTACGCCGCCGCCAGCTACTCGAAGACCGGCATCGTCGGCACCTTCGGCGGCATGCAGATCCCGACGGTCACCATCTTCATGGACGGCTTCGCCGATGGCGTGAAGTACTTCAACGACCAGAAGGGCAAGTCCGTCAAGGTCGTCGGCTGGGATGTCGACAAGCAGAACGGCTCCTTCACCGGTGGCTTCGACGCCAACGAGACCGCGAAGAACACGGCTCAGGGCATCATCGACCAGAACGCCGACGTCATCATGCCCGTCGGTGGCCCGATCTACCAGTCGGCCGCGCAGGCGATCAAGGACTCCGGCAAGCCGATCGCGATGATCGGTGTCGACGCCGACGTCTTCCAGTCCGACCCGACCGTGAAGGACCTGCTCCTCACCTCGGTCATGAAGGGCATGAAGCCGGCGACCAACGACGTCGTCACCCAGGCCGCCAACGGCAAGTTCGACAGCACCCCCTACGTGGGCACGCTGAAGAACGACGGCGTCGGCATCGCTCCGTTCCACGACTTCGAGTCGAAGGTCGACGCGGGCCTGCAGGGCGAACTCGACAAGATCAAGGCCGGCATCATCGACGGCTCGATCAAGGTCAGCTCGCCTTCGTCGCCCAAGCAGTAA
- a CDS encoding ABC transporter ATP-binding protein has translation MKLELRGITKRFGALVANDHIDLTVEPGEIHCLLGENGAGKSTLMNVLYGFYQADEGEILLDDAVQRFSGPGDAMKAGIGMVHQHFMLIPVFTVAENVMLGHEQTKFGGRLDLNAARAKVREISARFGFDVDPDALVEDLPVGVQQRVEIIKALSQNAKVLVFDEPTAVLTPQETDELMAIMRQLKEQGTAIIFITHKLREVREVADRITVIRLGKVIGEAAPTATNVELASMMVGRAVSLTVEKEPATPGAPALVVKDLSVIDPIGQLVVNNVSFEVRAGEILAIAGVQGNGQTELTEAIIGLQPRVQGEILLDGTPIQGHSVRRVLDAGVGFVPEDRNEDGLVGEFSIQENLMLDRSTSDPFVKGGNIQFSYLKDFAEEKVREFDVRTQSIDTKVGRLSGGNAQKVVLARELSRELRLFVAAQPTRGLDVGSIEFVHKRIVETRDSGVPVIVVSTELDEVAALADRIAVMYRGGIVGIVPGDTSREVLGLMMAGESPQQAGAAV, from the coding sequence ATGAAGCTCGAACTCCGCGGCATCACCAAACGGTTCGGTGCCCTGGTCGCGAACGACCACATCGACCTGACGGTCGAACCCGGCGAGATCCATTGCCTGCTCGGCGAGAACGGCGCAGGCAAGTCCACCCTCATGAACGTGCTCTACGGCTTCTACCAGGCCGACGAGGGCGAGATCCTCCTGGACGACGCCGTCCAGCGGTTCTCCGGCCCCGGCGACGCCATGAAGGCCGGAATCGGCATGGTGCACCAGCACTTCATGCTCATCCCCGTCTTCACCGTCGCGGAGAACGTCATGCTCGGCCACGAGCAGACGAAGTTCGGCGGTCGCCTCGACCTCAACGCCGCGCGCGCCAAGGTTCGCGAGATCTCCGCTCGGTTCGGCTTCGACGTCGACCCGGACGCGCTGGTCGAAGACCTCCCCGTCGGCGTCCAGCAGCGCGTGGAGATCATCAAGGCCCTGTCGCAGAACGCCAAGGTCCTCGTCTTCGACGAGCCGACCGCCGTGCTGACCCCGCAGGAGACCGACGAGCTGATGGCGATCATGCGCCAGCTCAAGGAGCAGGGCACGGCCATCATCTTCATCACGCACAAGCTGCGCGAGGTGCGCGAGGTCGCCGACCGCATCACCGTCATCCGGCTCGGCAAGGTGATCGGCGAAGCCGCCCCCACAGCCACCAACGTCGAGCTGGCCTCCATGATGGTCGGACGCGCGGTCTCGCTGACCGTCGAGAAGGAGCCGGCGACGCCGGGCGCCCCGGCGCTCGTGGTCAAGGACCTCTCGGTCATCGACCCCATCGGGCAGCTCGTCGTCAACAACGTCAGCTTCGAGGTGCGCGCGGGCGAGATCCTCGCGATCGCGGGCGTGCAGGGCAACGGCCAGACCGAGCTGACCGAGGCGATCATCGGCCTGCAGCCGCGGGTCCAGGGCGAGATCCTGCTGGACGGCACGCCGATCCAGGGGCACAGCGTGCGCCGGGTGCTCGACGCCGGTGTCGGTTTCGTCCCGGAGGACCGCAACGAGGACGGCCTGGTCGGCGAGTTCAGCATCCAGGAGAACCTGATGCTCGACCGTTCGACGAGCGATCCGTTCGTCAAGGGCGGCAACATCCAGTTCTCCTACCTCAAGGACTTCGCCGAGGAGAAGGTGCGCGAGTTCGACGTGCGCACGCAGTCGATCGACACGAAGGTCGGCCGCCTCTCCGGCGGCAACGCGCAGAAGGTCGTGCTCGCCCGCGAGCTGAGCCGGGAGCTGCGGCTGTTCGTCGCCGCCCAGCCGACCCGCGGTCTCGACGTCGGCTCCATCGAGTTCGTCCACAAGCGGATCGTCGAGACCCGCGACTCGGGCGTCCCCGTGATCGTCGTCTCGACAGAGCTCGACGAGGTGGCGGCGCTCGCCGACCGGATCGCCGTGATGTACCGCGGCGGCATCGTCGGAATCGTGCCGGGTGACACCTCCCGTGAAGTCCTCGGCCTCATGATGGCCGGCGAATCGCCGCAGCAGGCAGGAGCAGCAGTATGA
- a CDS encoding magnesium and cobalt transport protein CorA, which translates to MANLNRRGIPMPFVTRTRRVEPPSKVTSAAPAHEAGRRASMVDSAIYADGVRVASPTNLAETYAALDRTPGGVAWIGLYRPTEQELMSLSEEFNLHPLAIEDAIVAHQRPKLERYDTVLFVVLKAANYLDVPEEVDFGELHLFVGPNFVITVRHSESPDLSHVRQRMESEPELLALGPQAILYAIIDAVVDAYSPVVAGLANDIDEIETQVFGGDALVSRRIYELSREVIDFQRATHPLSAVMLALERGSVKYGVTQELERRLRDVADHLTQVNERVDGFRYLLRDILTVNSTLVSERQNEEMTRLAHSSNRQGEEVKKISSWAAILFAPTLIASIYGMNFVHMPELQWPLGYPLAVLAMVGLSALLYGIFKRRGWL; encoded by the coding sequence ATGGCCAACCTGAACCGACGCGGCATCCCGATGCCCTTCGTCACGCGCACCCGCCGGGTCGAGCCTCCCTCCAAGGTCACATCTGCTGCGCCTGCCCACGAGGCCGGCCGCCGGGCCAGCATGGTCGACAGCGCCATCTACGCGGACGGCGTCCGGGTCGCCTCGCCGACGAACCTCGCCGAGACCTACGCGGCGCTCGACCGCACGCCGGGCGGCGTCGCCTGGATCGGCCTCTACCGGCCGACCGAGCAGGAGCTGATGTCGCTGTCGGAGGAGTTCAACCTCCACCCGCTGGCCATCGAGGACGCCATCGTCGCGCATCAGCGGCCCAAGCTGGAGCGCTACGACACCGTGCTCTTCGTCGTGCTGAAGGCGGCCAACTACCTGGACGTGCCGGAGGAGGTCGACTTCGGCGAGCTGCACCTCTTCGTCGGACCGAACTTCGTCATCACCGTCCGCCACAGCGAGTCCCCCGACCTGTCGCACGTGCGACAGCGGATGGAGAGCGAGCCGGAACTGCTCGCGCTCGGCCCGCAGGCGATCCTCTACGCGATCATCGACGCGGTGGTGGATGCGTACAGCCCGGTCGTCGCCGGTCTGGCGAACGACATCGACGAGATCGAGACGCAGGTCTTCGGCGGGGATGCCCTGGTCTCCCGCCGCATCTACGAGCTGTCCCGTGAGGTGATCGACTTCCAGCGGGCCACGCATCCCCTCTCCGCCGTGATGCTGGCGCTGGAGCGCGGCTCGGTGAAGTACGGCGTGACCCAGGAGCTGGAACGCCGCCTCCGCGACGTGGCCGACCACCTCACGCAGGTGAACGAGCGCGTGGACGGATTCCGCTATCTGCTGCGCGACATCCTGACGGTGAACTCCACGCTGGTCTCCGAGCGCCAGAACGAGGAGATGACACGGCTGGCCCACTCCAGCAACCGGCAGGGCGAAGAGGTCAAGAAGATTTCGTCGTGGGCCGCCATCCTGTTCGCCCCCACGCTGATCGCCAGCATCTACGGGATGAACTTCGTCCACATGCCGGAACTGCAGTGGCCGCTCGGCTACCCGCTCGCCGTCCTGGCGATGGTCGGGCTGAGTGCTCTGCTCTACGGCATCTTCAAGCGCCGCGGCTGGCTCTGA